TTCCTGGCCTTTGAAACTTGAAATTTGGAAGGGAACTATCAAATGTCTCGGTAAATCTGTGGTTTAAGATGTTGAAATTTTGTATGGGGAAACTCTTATCCCCGAATCTTGTAATATCANNNNNNNNNNNNNNNNNNNNNNNNNNNNNNNNNNNNNNNNNNNNNNNNNNNNNNNNNNNNNNNNNNNNNNNNNNNNNNNNNNNNNNNNNNNNNNNNNNNNNNNNNNNNNNNNNNNNNNNNNNNNNNNNNNNNNNNNNNNNNNNNNNNNNNNNNNNNNNNNNNNNNNNNNNNNNNNNNNNNNNNNNNNNNNNNNNNNNNNNNNNNNNNNNNNNNNNNNNNNNNNATGTAATTATGGGATTAATATAGCTAATGTTTGATGTGCCTGTCTACAGAGACAAAAGCCTTCCAAAGAACCTCCTGGCAAAGCAACCGACGCGCTAACAAAAGTTAGTTTGGATGAATCTGGCAAACAAGGTATGTCCCAACTATTGAATATGTATCATTATCAAAGCATGCTCTATCTATGTGTGATATACTTTTCCGAGACATGTTTGATAATACTATCAACATGGAAATCTTACACAATTTTGCAATCTGTTGGTTATTTGCAGGAAATTCCCATGGTGGCAGTGCAAAGCCTAATCCTTTGGTGAGGATTTCCGTTATTAAGAAACCAGTGGCTTCAGATCCAAAAGGTGCCGCAGAACCAGAGCAAAAGAAAACTGTGGATAGCAATGCAAATTCTGCTGGGGGACTACAATCCTTGTGTCAAAGCTATGGAAGTGATGGTGATGATTCGGATCAGTAGTTATTAATATTGCTGCTCTATTTCATTTTGAGATTGCTCCCATAAGATTGTAAATTGAATATGTGATGGGAATGGGTGTGCAATTGCTCCCATAACATGCATTTTTGTTGTGGAATAGAAATACATGGTTTTAGCTTTTAAAGCTTTTGCCAAAATGTTATTGCTTGGTAAAATCAATGTAGCAGGAAAAAAAGGGGGGAGGAAAAAAAATGAGCATGACTTTGTTTTTAGTATGAAAATGGCCTATAGAAGCTTATTATGAATTCCATTTTATGAATGTTTATTATCTGTATGGAAATGATCTATGAATGTAGGTTTAAGAGTTAAATGAAAACTTTAATAGGAATTAGTGGACATAAAGTGGGCTGTATTGGTTTTCTCCTGTAGTTTTTCCAACCAAAATATAAATTAAGTTGTGGCATCATCCATTTTAATGATATCCAAACATATTGCTTTATATCGTAATTGATTTATCAATGTTAACATAATTTTATGCCAATAATTCTTAGGGTAGATTATCNNNNNNNNNNNNNNNNNNNNNNNNNNNNNNNNNNNNNNNNNNNNNNNNNNNNNNNNNNNNCAAACTTGATTAGTGCCAAACATTACACTGGAAGGCTGAGACTTCAGAAGAATCACACTGAAGTGAGAACTGAAAACGGTTGAATGTTATACAAGATACTACCTACTAGCAGTAGTGCAGATTAGAGAATCTGCTTACAAAACAAGGAAAATATCTAACCCATCTCAGAAGTTCACATAACTAAATAACTGCTTGCATATCCTTATGCAATAGTCTCATCCCTTAATAATTCCACAAATAAACAAGATACCAGAAATATATGCACAAAACAGTAAGCAACTGTTTTTGCAGCTTCTGCCTTTAGAGTAACACTACTTCACTTTTGGCCCTTTTTCTTCCATAAATCTCCAAACATTCTGATCCCAGAACCCTTCCTCTTTACACTTCCAAAACCATCATCCAATTCATCAGCCATACCTGGAGAACCAACATATCCATTGTACCTTCCGGCTGGTGTCTCAAAATTGCCACCAAAGTGCTTGTCCATGGAGCCACACCTCTCAGGGATCCTGCCATTTATATCCATGCCGCCTGCGAGCACTGCAGCTGCCGCATCTGCAGCTTTTCTCCACTGTTCTGTTTGCACCCTCAGCTTCTTCATCTCTGATTCCAACACCTCCTTCTCGGCTTCTGTAGTTGTCAACTTCTCATTCAGCTTGTCTGCATTGGACTTTCCAGCCTCCAATTCTTCTCCCAATTTGTTCAGCTGAAGcttcatttcttcttcctttGTTGCAGCAGCCGAAACTTTTGAATCCGTTTCGTTCAATTGGTTTTTTAAATTCTCATTCTCACTATTCACTGTCTCCAATTGCTTCACTTTCTCCTCCAAACTGGACTTTAGTAATGCTATCTCATCATCTTTTAGTTTCATCAGTTCATCCACTGAAGGCTTGTTCAGCTCCGAAATTTCGGGTGCAGTTAAGTCCTGTTCAAGTGATTTAGTTTCCTTTTCTACTTGCACTTGATCAGGTTTGGCAACTTCAATTGCTACCTTTTCGATGAGGACTTCGAAAACATCAGTCTCTTCTTGATTTTCATCTGGTATAACACCATCCTGAAGCTTAGTTGCTTCAGTTTTGTTGTTAGATTCTTGAAGAGGATTCTTTGATGTGCATTTTTCTTGGAACTTCTCTGTCACGGCCGGCACTTCTAATTTCTCGGCTTTCTTGACTAGTTCATCTTGAGCTTCTCTTTTCGCAGCTTCTGCCAAAGCAAGCTGGTCCTTCAACATCTTCAACTCTTCTTGTGCTTGACCTAGCTGCGATTCCAAATCTGCAATGCGTGTTCCTAGCTTCTTCTGATTCAGTGCCTCAGACTGAGCACCTCTTGGCGAACGCCGGTCTCCTAGCTTTGGACTGCGGTCTGCGATTGGCCGGTGATGCAATGGATCCGAGTCGGAACTCGATGTCCGAAGTTGATGTGGACCTCGA
The DNA window shown above is from Arachis ipaensis cultivar K30076 chromosome B08, Araip1.1, whole genome shotgun sequence and carries:
- the LOC107612653 gene encoding interactor of constitutive active ROPs 4, coding for MPRSRGSDLPQRHSPRGPHQLRTSSSDSDPLHHRPIADRSPKLGDRRSPRGAQSEALNQKKLGTRIADLESQLGQAQEELKMLKDQLALAEAAKREAQDELVKKAEKLEVPAVTEKFQEKCTSKNPLQESNNKTEATKLQDGVIPDENQEETDVFEVLIEKVAIEVAKPDQVQVEKETKSLEQDLTAPEISELNKPSVDELMKLKDDEIALLKSSLEEKVKQLETVNSENENLKNQLNETDSKVSAAATKEEEMKLQLNKLGEELEAGKSNADKLNEKLTTTEAEKEVLESEMKKLRVQTEQWRKAADAAAAVLAGGMDINGRIPERCGSMDKHFGGNFETPAGRYNGYVGSPGMADELDDGFGSVKRKGSGIRMFGDLWKKKGQK